A genomic segment from Aegilops tauschii subsp. strangulata cultivar AL8/78 chromosome 1, Aet v6.0, whole genome shotgun sequence encodes:
- the LOC109773699 gene encoding protein FAR1-RELATED SEQUENCE 5-like, with protein MRLKREKDGTFIVKEIVWEHNHMLQLTPQMLVFLHSHKNFDKTILEYIKYLQFKGIEHAQIMSILGGDDPGSYFLEMNAKDLINLKAKNSRIDDVDDVLKTVNFFREMKAINREFFYDMQLDESDRVKNKFWANASCRGAYQDFGDRVTFDTTYKTNKYHMPLGVFVGTNNHLQTTFFGFALIRDEDADSFRWLFKTFLRCMRGKAPTCILTDQCPAMALAIPDAFGNRVHKLCR; from the exons ATGAGGCTGAAGAGGGAAAAGGATGGAACATTTATCGTAAAAGAGATAGTCTGGGAACACAACCACATGCTACAGCTCACTCCGCAAATGCTTGTCTTCTTGCACTCCCACAAAAACTTTGACAAAACAATCTTGGAGTACATCAAGTACTTGCAGTTCAAAGGCATTGAACACGCGCAAATCATGAGCATACTGGGCGGTGATGACCCCGGTAGCTACTTCCTCGAAATGAATGCCAAAGACCTGATTAACCT CAAAGCAAAGAATTCAAGGATTGATGATGTGGACGATGTCCTAAAGACTGTCAACTTCTTTAGGGAGATGAAAGCTATAAACAGGGAATTCTTCTATGACATGCAACTGGATGAGTCCGACAGAGTTAAGAACAAATTCTGGGCGAACGCAAGCTGCCGAGGGGCCTATCAGGACTTTGGTGACCGTGTAACGTTTGACACCACATATAAGACCAACAAGTACCATATGCCACTTGGGGTGTTTGTCGGTACTAACAACCACTTACAGACTACATTCTTTGGTTTCGCCCTGATAAGAGATGAGGATGCAGACTCATTCAGATGGTTGTTCAAGACATTTTTAAGGTGCATGAGAGGGAAGGCTCCTACATGCATCCTCACAG ACCAGTGCCCGGCAATGGCTTTGGCGATCCCAGATGCTTTCGGGAACAGGGTACACAAGTTGTGCCGCTAG